A genomic window from Purpureocillium takamizusanense chromosome 2, complete sequence includes:
- a CDS encoding uncharacterized protein (TransMembrane:2 (i367-391o403-424i)~EggNog:ENOG503PGH3): MSSTFDPFYETGERAFHQMKFVEYTSANKARVYRTGQAEPSSLLHHPLSQLRPQDDCIVVVPFTGFSPLQTQEGLEQVVRRWGVPGEMYRHLVQNQGGDRFEVHAEGFRWRTWRIPVGAWPWALLTSYPTYFAVGTPLGDDDGDDAVAAAAPLRVLAFVAKDRVSKTEVALKGYVGADLAGVSCELRLLYLQALLIMTVNDNWHNCTESIKRSITRNMSALRDARKNVSYSESMGHASEYQFVSITNMVYLKSIIEHAGAVASAASIMSLPEKSPSRHRELLLAVRDIARNSQQQFRDNLTAFTALREALDGELRNCAVAVQNNSLDYVRQSLIDMRQVSRSSQKQAEEMHKYAEQAKEDTRYMRRLALITMCFLPSSTVAAMFSMPFLSLDDDLSFKAIRKFWIFVVVSLVFTGLTFGVSFSWDLLSRIKASRNGGAKQQQQQQGKEEQDVDNAGDDLRPRPHVDVELSEMATILMSRLPVREGPDSDGDDDDDKDNDNKANDSSNDDDNDNKNGGVGAESGHDDDAQLG; the protein is encoded by the exons atgtcgtcgacgttcGACCCCTTTTACGAAACGGGCGAGAGGGCCTTTCACCAGATGAAGTTTGTCGAGTACACGTCCGCGAACAAGGCCAGGGTATACCGCACGGGACAGGCCGAGCCGAGCAGCCTGCTGCACCACCCTCTGTCGCAGCTCCGCCCGCAGGACGACTGCATCGTCGTAGTGCCCTTTACTGGCTTCAGCCCGCTGCAGACGCAGGAGGGTCTCGAGCAGGTGGTCCGGCGCTGGGGCGTCCCCGGCGAGATGTACCGGCACCTGGTGCAGaaccagggcggcgaccggtTCGAGGTGCACGCCGAGGGCTTCCGCTGGCGGACGTGGAGGATCCCCGTGGGGGCGTGGCCGTGGGCCCTGCTCACGTCGTACCCGACCTACTTTGCCGTCGGGACGCCtctgggcgatgatgatggtgacgatgccgttgcggcggcggcgccgttgagAGTCCTGGCGTTTGTGGCCAAGGACCGCGTGAGCAAGACCGAGGTGGCGCTCAAGGGGTACGTCGGAGCGGACCTGGCGGGCGTCTCGTGCGAGCTCAGGTTGCTGTATctgcaggcgctgctcaTCATGACGGTGAATGACAACTGGCATAACTGCACCGAGAGCATCAAGCGCTCCATCACCCGCAAC ATGAgcgcgctgcgcgacgcccgcaAAAACGTCTCGTACTCGGAGAGCATGGGGCACGCGAGCGAGTACCAGTTCGTGTCCATCACCAACATGGTCTACCTCAAGTCCATCATCGagcacgccggcgccgtggcgagcgcggcgagcatCATGTCCCTACCAGAgaagtcgccgtcgcgccacagggagctgctgctggccgtgcgCGACATTGCCCGCaactcgcagcagcagttccGCGACAACCTCACCGCGTTTaccgccctgcgcgaggccctggacggcgagctgaGAAAC TGCGCGGTGGCTGTCCAGAACAACAGCCTCGACTACGTGAGGCAGAGCCTCATCGACATGCGGCAGgtgtcgcgcagcagccagaagcaggccgaggagatgCACAAGTacgccgagcaggccaaggaggacACCCGGTACATGAGGCGGCTGGCGCTCATCACCATGTGCTTCTTGCCCTCTTCCACCGTCGCC GCCATGTTCAGCATGCCGTTCctcagcctcgacgacgacctcagCTTCAAGGCCATCCGCAAGTTTTGgatcttcgtcgtcgtcagcctcGTCTTCACGGGCCTCACGTTTGGCGTGTCGTTTTCGTGGGACCTGCTGTCGCGCATAAAGGCGTCGAGGAACGGCGGcgcgaagcagcagcagcagcagcaggggaaggaggagcaAGACGTCGAcaacgcgggcgacgacctgAGACCGCGCCcgcacgtcgacgtcgagctgaGCGAAATGGCCACGATTCTCATGTCCCGGCTGCCGGTCAGAGAAGGGCCtgacagcgacggcgacgacgacgacgataaggacaacgacaacaaggccaatgacagcagcaacgacgacgacaacgacaacaagaATGGCGGTGTCGGTGCCGAGTCAgggcatgatgatgatgcgcagCTAGGCTAG
- a CDS encoding uncharacterized protein (EggNog:ENOG503NYP7~TransMembrane:12 (i50-67o90-108i120-138o144-168i180-201o213-236i289-311o323-342i354-372o378-399i411-432o444-468i)~COG:G), protein MSVINPGKSASVEAREATARVASEQDDAVAEALRSYVPGSDEEKKLVRKIDAYFLPMLWAMYILNYVDRTNIGNAKIGGMSKDLGLSDDGYAWVLSVFFFGYLICEVPSNMILTRSRPSIFLPTIMLIWGIMSALMAVSKSYGALLAFRFILGCLEAGFFPGVLFLLSCWYTQPEVGKRFAIFFTASVASGAFGGLLAGAITSNLHGAHGLAGWRWLFIVEGVATVGVALIAYFVLLDYPATSKRLTPDERLLATVRIAHSGISNSTAGRRRLSHWQAFLAAVSDPRTYMFVVLYMLDVGSGTISYFIPTITVSLGYSTVKAQYMTVPIYVIAATSCNVVAWSSDRRVERRWHIAGPLAVGCVCAAVCVAVQTAVVRYVMLCFIAAGIWTVMPLILTWTSNVIVLPPEKRAIVIAIVNAFGNFSSVYGSRIWPSTDAPAYRIGFGVTAAFLGGGAVLAAVIPVLCNLVKWKGTKAERDLADEADVDS, encoded by the exons ATGTCCGTCATAAATCCCGGCAAGTCCGCGTCGGTCGAGGCAAGGGAGgccaccgcccgcgtcgcctctGAGCAggatgatgccgtcgccgaggcgcttcGCAGCTACGTCCCGGGCTCCGACGAAGAGAAGAAGCTTGTGAGAAAGATTGACGCCTACTTCCTGCCAATGCTCTGGGCCATGTACATTCTGAACTACGTCGATCGGACCAACATT GGAAACGCCAAGATTGGCGGCATGTCCAAAGACCTGGGCTTGAGCGACGATGGGTACGCCTGGGTCTTGTCGGTGTTCTTCTTTGGCTATCTCATATGTGAGGTCCCGTCCAACATGATCCTCACCCGAAGCCGGCCGTCCATCTTTTTGCCCACAATCATGTTGATATGGGGCATCATGAGCGCCCTCATGGCCGTCTCGAAAAGTTATGGCGCCCTCTTGGCCTTTCGGTTCATCCTGGGGTGCCTCGAGGCAGGCTTCTTCCCGGGCGTGCTTTTCCTCTTGAGTTGCTGGTACACCCAGCCGGAAGTTG GGAAGCGATTTGCCATCTTTTTCACGGCCTCGGTGGCGTCGGGCGCTTTCGGGGGCCTCCTCGCGGGCGCGATAACGTCCAATCTgcacggcgcgcacggcCTCGCGGGGTGGCGCTGGCTGttcatcgtcgagggcgtggcgaCGGTTGGCGTGGCGCTCATCGCCTACTTTGTGCTGCTCGACTAcccggcgacgtcgaagcGCCTcacgcccgacgagcgcCTGCTGGCCACGGTGCGCATCGCCCATAGTGGCATCTCAAACAGCAcggcggggcggcgtcggctaAGCCACTGGCAAGCTTTTctggcggccgtgtcggATCCCCGCACGTACATGTTCGTCGTCCTTTACATGCTCGACGTCGGGTCCGGGACGATTTCGTACTTTATCCCAACCATCACCGTCAGCCTCGGCTACAGCACGGTCAAGGCGCAGTACATGACGGTGCCCATCTACGTCATCGCGGCCACGAGCTgcaacgtcgtcgcctgGTCGTCGGaccgccgcgtcgagcgccggTGGCACATCGCGGGGCCCCTCGCCGTGGGCTGTGTGTGCGCTGCGGTCTGCGTCGCGGTGCagacggccgtcgtccgcTACGTGATGCTGTgcttcatcgccgcgggcATCTGGACGGTCATGCCGCTGATCCTCACGTGGACGAGCAATGTCATTGTCCTGCCGCCCGAGAAGCGCGCCATCGTGATTGCCATTGTAAACGCCTTTGGCAACTTTTCGAGCGTCTACGGCAGCCGCATATGGCCGTCGACGGATGCTCCGGCGTACCGCATCGGATTCGGCGTCACGGCGGCGTTCcttgggggcggcgccgtcctaGCCGCCGTGATTCCGGTGCTGTGCAACCTCGTCAAGTGGAAGGGGACAAAGGCGGAGAGAGACTTGGCCGATGAAGCCGACGTGGACTCGTGA
- a CDS encoding uncharacterized protein (COG:P~EggNog:ENOG503NVF9~TransMembrane:2 (i490-510o516-535i)) — protein sequence MKRARPDGSQSSPSQDAAEHQPKISRKIRACQACQNRKIKCNLEPGQDQCVRCARLGLTCIVNKSLQTLLDDENEWKKTMESQMHSLQAALSEVQRALNLPQSSNVPPRVQSASMDRGSSFSQSPGVARTTAAPSQGQPSGPRPIRPTGMTRENSAEAEAPDQEDQAMVNAPMASLFEVTKLRNIRNEPWARGRRPSSRCLQHDFIAQGRFGEEEAEKLFVKFDETLNAYLWGGIALVHDSLASARESSSLLTAAILAVTSLHAQDEGRAFDICYPIFLDLVSQAMFDRYHTLDDVRGLAIGAFWLSDLSWKLSGLAVRIATELNLHQFSAKALRDAPQYIEEARLWYLLYVCDHHFSVAYGRPSVFTENSTITCHETFLQLPGITESDFRLHSQVGVFKILSRIYHAFGPDRSRMIASDEFEILRRFDIDLGHWRNHWEPRLRPNKFVSEYPAKGVILHYHFARLQLFSICLRGLRPDEQYSMSPERRYFVNLAISSASAALELVLHDVDMRKSVIGVPLYLLTTIAYACLFLMKAQSQWRSASLNIRYEDVVSLIEGIVVLLEETRPCVRHVAHFLGRGLDGMLQRFKERNAASTIKSLSQAGQPTPQDWTGEAMMPDWNSWMFGTGMPNQFSLESDNYGLNFLDALNSQMPG from the exons ATGAAGCGCGCGAGGCCCGATGGCTCGCAGTCCAGTCCATCTcaggacgctgccgagcaTCAACCGAAGATTTCGAGAAAGATTCGGGCGT GCCAGGCATGCCAGAATCGGAAAATAAAATGCAACCTGGAGCCGGGCCAGGACCAGTGCGTGCGCTGCGCGCGCCTGGGGCTTACCTGCATCGTCAACAAGAGCCTAcagacgctgctcgacgatgaGAATGAGTGGAAAAAGACCATGGAATCGCAGATGCACTCGCTCCAGGCCGCCCTGTCCGAAGTTCAAAGGGCCCTCAACCTCCCCCAGTCGTCCAACGTGCCCCCCCGCGTCCAGAGCGCGTCCATGGACAGGGGGAGCAGCTTCTCTCAGAgccccggcgtcgcccgaACCACTGCCGCGCCCTCGCAGGGACAACCCTCCGGTCCGCGGCCCATCCGCCCAACGGGCATGACGAGGGAGAactcggccgaggccgaggcgccggaCCAAGAGGACCAGGCCATGGTCAACGCCCCCATGGCCAGCCTCTTCGAGGTGACGAAGCTGCGCAACATCCGCAACGAgccgtgggcgcgcggccggcgcccatCGAGCCGCTGCCTGCAGCACGACTTCATTGCCCAGGGACGcttcggcgaggaggaggccgagaagctgTTCGTCAAGTTTGACGAGACGCTCAATGCCTATCTGTGGGGCGGCATCGCGCTGGTGCACgacagcctcgcctcggcccgCGAGTCGTCGAGCCTGCTGACGGCCGCCATTCTGGCAGTGACATCGCTGCACGCTCAGGATGAGGGCCGTGCCTTCGACATTTGCTATCCCATTTTCCTGGACCTCGTCAGCCAGGCCATGTTCGACCGCTACCACACCCTCGATGACGTGCGCGGTCTCGCCATCGGCGCATTTTGGCTTTCCGACCTGAGCTGGAAGCTGTCGGGCCTCGCCGTGCGCATCGCCACCGAGCTCAACCTCCACCAGTTCTCTGCAAAGGCGCTGCGGGACGCGCCGCAGTACATCGAAGAGGCGCGGCTGTGGTACCTGCTGTACGTCTGCGATCACCACTTTAGCGTCGCGTACGGGCGGCCCTCGGTGTTTACGGAAAACTCTACCATCACCTGCCATGAGACATTCCTCCAGCTCCCAGGCATCACCGAGTCCGACTTTCGCCTGCACAGCCAGGTAGGCGTCTTCAAGATCCTGAGTCGGATATACCATGCGTTCGGCCCGGATCGATCGCGCATGATTGCGAGCGACGAGTTCGAGATTCTGCGGCGCTTCGACATCGATTTGGGGCACTGGCGCAACCACTGGGAACCTCGACTGC GACCCAACAAATTCGTATCCGAGTACCCAGCCAAGGGGGTCATCCTCCACTACCACTTTGCCCGGCTGCAGCTCTTTTCCATCTGCCTGCGCGGCCTCCGTCCCGACGAGCAGTACAGCATGTCGCCTGAGCGGCGGTACTTTGTCAACCTCGCCATCTCCAGCGCTTCGGCAGCCCTGGAGCTGGTCCtccacgacgtcgacatgcgCAAGTCGGTCATTGGCGTGCCCCTGTATCTGCTCACCACCATTGCGTACGCCTGCCTCTTCTTGATGAAGGCGCAGTCTCAGTGGCGGTCCGCGAGCCTCAACATCCGCTACGAGGACGTGGTGTCGCTGAtcgagggcatcgtcgtcctgctcgaggagacgCGACCGTGTGTCCGCCACGTAGCGCACTTTCTGGGCCgcgggctcgacggcatgCTCCAGAGGTTCAAGGAGCGCAACGCGGCCAGTACCATCAAGTCGTTGTCGCAGGCCgggcagccgacgccgcaggaCTGGACCGGAgaggcgatgatgccggACTGGAACAGTTGGATGTTTGGCACCGGGATGCCCAACCAGTTCAGCTTGGAGTCGGACAACTATGGCCTCAActtcctcgacgcgctcAATTCACAGATGCCTGGTTGA
- a CDS encoding uncharacterized protein (EggNog:ENOG503Q31I~COG:I) has protein sequence MPATVGFLGLPPPSCAMARRLLEGPRRREYLVKAFDGYECRAPESIAWNAGGGREEPSPHDALADSNLLVCAGDCSRDIQRDLFSNSALSALPPRAIIAIMGGTALGSFFEQLGRCLAVADRSDVAVVECHAVHDTGNLTLFAAGEGQDLQRARDVLRDGSDELFMFPGAPDDASKACMVYRLLLGSHIATAAEAIGLAAKAGLNTQQVYDIITNAAGSSRAFESRVPSMLEGDWSVKASSLESCARHMAPVVSAARAANFSLPLGGTAEQLFISGCSQGYGAEDDSGLVRLYLPTTRDLVRDCAKSVKLKEALTPGGSPLDISKIGVIGLGAMGHGMAASLIRAGFPVHGYDVSPQAMERFATSNLNAKAAGSPCEAMRDADVVILMVQNASQVEQVLFGHDNNADALSDGAIVILSSTVPPSFTRELGAKLKALARGIWLVDAPVSGGVVRAANGTLTIICSGEDLVLAKVNSVLLAMTGKASNLCHVEGGVGAASSVKLVNQLLAGVHIAAAAEAMAFAARLGLDTRAMFDLVRSSGAWSWMFENRAPQMLEADWTPHSALAIFVKDLGIVLDEAKRLQYYAPIASAAHNLYLSGASRGWAKESDAGVVRLWELPGSTVAELARSKRHAAAKGQASEKQTPECLPVGETLEALPPVYGQDVIASVRNVVKSGDVPMLVVLDDDPTGTQTCHDIDVLTVWDPEILDQEFSLNPAGFFILTNSRALPSAEARKLIVDICNNVSAAAKKANRRVEIVLRGDSTLRGHLPEEPEAAEEALGLFDGWVVAPFFSQGGRLTIDDVHYVKEGDKLVPVNQTPFAQDATFGYQNANLRQYVLEKCGARFSESSFLSVTLDDVRRGGPAAVTNKLLSVPADPNRVIIVNAVVEQDMHVFVAGLLEAERRGRRYLFRTGAAFVSSRLGITGIPPLTMANLGVTAGHDACGGLIIAGSYVPKSTAQLEVVKRRRADKLAIIELDVESLIGAAEGAGVVVEAAASEASRNIAAGKDTLVMTSRDLIRGHDGDSSLNIGSKVARALVDLVERINVRPRYIIAKGGITSSDAATKALRMRRARVLGQAAPGVPLWRCDEETSRHPGMPYVVFPGNVGSETTLAEVVEAWAV, from the exons ATgcccgccaccgtcggctTCTTGGGCCTCCCTCCGCCCAGCTGTGCCATGGCGCGGCGGTTACTCGAGGGCCCACGCCGACGCGAGTATCTCGTCAAAGCTTTCGACGGATACGAGTGCCGTGCGCCGGAGAGCATTGCATGGAACGCCGGTGGGGGTCGGGAGGAGCCCTCGCCTCACGATGCTCTTGCCGACAGCAACCTCTTGGTCTGCGCCGGCGACTGCTCAAGAGACATTCAACGAGACCTATTCTCAAACAGTGCTCTTTCGG CCCTTCCACCTcgtgccatcatcgccatcatgggAGGAACAGCTCTGGGGAGCTTCTTTGAGCAGCTAGGCCGGTgcttggccgtggccgacagGTCGGACGTGGCTGTCGTAGAGTGCCACGCAGTCCACGATACGGGAAATCTGACGCTGttcgcggccggcgagggccaagATCTGCAGCGGGCACGGGACGTGTTGCGCGATGGCTCCGACGAGCTTTTCATGTTTCCAGGAGCCCCTGACGATGCCTCAAAGGCGTGCATGGTTTATCGCCTGCTTCTTGGCTCTCACATTGCtacggcggccgaggccattGGCCTCGCAGCCAAGGCTGGCCTGAACACGCAACAGGTGTACGATATcatcaccaacgccgccggcagctcgcgcgccttTGAGAGCCGCGTGCCGAGCatgctcgagggcgactgGTCGGTCAAGGCCTCGTCCCTCGAATCGTGCGCACGACACATGGCTCCCGTCGtgtcggccgcccgcgccgccaacttCTCCCTGCCGCTTGGCGGCACCGCGGAACAGCTCTTCATCTCGGGCTGCTCCCAGGGAtacggcgccgaggacgactcCGGCCTGGTACGGCTCTacctgccgacgacgcgggaTCTGGTTCGGGACTGCGCAAAGTCGGTGAAGCTCAAGGAAGCGCTCACCCCTGGTGGAAGCCCGCTGGACATTTCAAAGATTGGCGTTATTGGGCTCGGTGCCATGGGCCACGGCATGGCCGCGTCTCTCATTCGGGCGGGGTTCCCCGTCCATGGATACGACGTGTCTCCGCAAGCCATGGAGCGGTTCGCTACCAGCAACCTCAACGCGAAAGCCGCGGGCTCGCCCTGCGAGGCGATGCGAGATGCTGATGTCGTCATTCTCATGGTCCAAAACGCCTCGCAAGTTGAACAAGTTCTTTTTGGCCACGACAACAACGCAGATGCACTCTCTGACGGTGCGATTGTGATCCTCAGCTCGACCGTGCCGCCTTCGTTCACGCGTGAGTTGGGCGCAAAACTGAAAGCACTTGCTCGGGGCATCTGGCTGGTTGATGCCCCTGTTAGCGGTGGCGTTGTACGGGCAGCCAACGGCACTCTAACT ATTATTTGCTCCGGAGAGGATCTAGTGCTTGCCAAGGTCAACAGTGTGCTGCTCGCCATGACAGGAAAGGCAAGCAACCTCTGCCACGTCGAGGGTGGTGTTGGCGCGGCATCCTCGGTCAAGCTCGTCAACCAACTTTTGGCCGGTGTCCAtatcgctgccgccgccgaagccatGGCCTTTGCCGCGCGGCTGGGCCTCGACACGCGAGCAATGTTTGATCTCGTCAGGTCGTCCGGCGCGTGGAGCTGGATGTTTGAGAATAGAGCCCCCCAGATGCTCGAGGCGGACTGGACACCGCACTCGGCGCTCGCCATATTTGTCAAGGACCTGGGCATCGTACTGGACGAGGCGAAGCGCCTGCAATATTACGCGCCGATAGCTTCGGCCGCGCACAACCTATACCTGTCAGGGGCATCGCGTGGGTGGGCGAAAGAGTCCGATGCCGGCGTCGTTCGCCTCTGGGAGCTTCCTGGGAGCACTGTCGCTGAGTTGGCGCGGTCCAAGCGCCATGCAGCCGCGAAAGGGCAGGCCAGTGAGAAACAAACACCCGAGTGCCTTCCTGTAGGCGAGACGTTGGAGGCCTTGCCTCCGGTATATGGACAGGACGTCATCGCATCTGTTAGAAACGTGGTTAAGAGCGGCGACGTTCCGATGCTGGttgtgctcgacgacgaccctaCCGGCACCCAAACTTGCCACGACATTGATGTTCTCACGGTCTGGGACCCTGAGATTCTCGATCAGGAATTTAGCTTGAACCCGGCCGGCTTTTTCATCCTGACCAATTCGCGGGCTTTGCCgtccgccgaggcgcggAAGCTCATTGTTGACATCTGCAACAACGTATCGGCAGCGGCTAAAAAGGCTAACAGAAGGGTCGAGATCGTTTTACGCGGCGACTCAACACTGCGCGGCCACCTACCAGAAGAACCGGAAGCCGCTGAGGAAGCACTGGGGCTGTTTGACGGCTGGGTCGTGGCCCCATTCTTCTCGCAGGGTGGCCGCCTTACCATCGACGACGTTCACTACGTCAAGGAGGGCGACAAGCTGGTGCCCGTTAACCAGACGCCGTTCGCCCAGGATGCGACTTTTGGATACCAGAACGCGAACCTCAGACAGTACGTCTTGGAAAAGTGTGGCGCACGCTTCAGCGAGTCTTCGTTCCTGTCGGTGACTCTGGACGACGTCCGCAGGggtggcccggcggccgtgacgaaTAAGCTCCTGTCGGTGCCGGCGGACCCGAACcgcgtcatcatcgtcaacgccGTGGTTGAGCAAGATATGCACGTGTTCGTCGCCGGGCTTTTGGAGGccgagaggagggggagacGCTACCTATTTCGAACCGGCGCGGCATTTGTCTCGTCGAGACTTGGTATTACCGGCATCCCCCCGTTGACCATGGCGAATCTCGGCGTGACTGCGGGTCACGATGCGTGCGGCGGActcatcatcgccggctCCTACGTCCCCAAATCGACGGCCCAGCTGGAGGTGGTAAAGCGTCGTCGTGCAGACAAGCTGGCGATAATCGAGCTAGACGTGGAGAGTCTGATTGGCGCCGCGGAAGGGGCAGGTGTGGTCGTTGAGGCGGCTGCAAGCGAGGCGTCGCGCAACATCGCCGCAGGCAAGGACACTCTTGTCATGACATCGCGGGACCTCATCAgaggccatgatggcgacaGCTCACTCAACATTGGCTCCAAGGTCGCGCGGGCCCTCGTTGATTTGGTCGAGAGGATCAATGTCCGTCCGCGGTACATCATTGCCAAGGGCGGCATAACGTCGTCGGACGCGGCGACCAAGGCACTGCGAATGCGGCGTGCTCGGGTCCTTGGCCAGGCGGCCCCGGGAGTGCCGCTGTGGAGGTGCGACGAAGAGACCAGTAGGCATCCGGGCATGCCTTATGTAGTCTTTCCAGGTAATGTGGGCAGCGAGACAACGCTCGCAGAGGTGGTGGAAGCGTGGGCTGTTTGA